The Mustelus asterias chromosome 23, sMusAst1.hap1.1, whole genome shotgun sequence genome window below encodes:
- the LOC144510796 gene encoding cytochrome P450 2K1-like, translating to MRRFTLTTLREFGMGKKTIEDKIIEETEFLIKMFDSYKGQSFNATIKLNAAVANIICSILFGDRFDYEDERFVGILKRLSENIRLAGSPMVQLYNAFPFLGFLPGSHKTFFSNTEENIAYLKTLFINHHQNLDENDLRSFIDAFMLRQQQESHNPNSYFNENNLMFTASNLFAAGMETTSTTIRWGMLLMMKYPEIQKKVHEEITRVIGSDRSPRTQDRKSLPYTDAVIHEIQRFGDVVPMNLPHETTVDLTFKGFFIPKGTHVIPLLSSVLYDKTQWEKPNEFNPSHFLDAEGKFVRREAFIPFSAGRRACAGEILARMELFLFFTALVQKFKFQVPPNVSELGLESGGGVTSFPKYPYVCAVRR from the exons ATGCGAAGGTTCACCTTAACCACCCTGCGAGAATTTGGAATGGGCAAAAAAACCATTGAAGACAAAATAATTGAGGAAACCGAATTTCTGATAAAAATGTTTGATTCTTATAAAG GCCAATCCTTTAATGCAACCATCAAACTGAATGCTGCAGTTGCCAACATAATTTGCTCGATACTTTTTGGTGACAGATTTGATTATGAAGATGAAAGATTTGTCGGAATACTAAAGAGATTGAGCGAAAACATTCGACTTGCTGGTTCCCCCATGGTCCAG CTATACAATGCATTTCCCTTCTTGGGATTCCTTCCTGGATCACACAAAACATTCTTCTCCAATACTGAGGAGAATATTGCTTACTTGAAGACCCTCTTCATCAATCACCATCAGAACCTGGATGAGAATGACCTGAGGAGTTTTATTGATGCATTCATGTTGCGACAACAGCAG GAATCGCACAATCCTAATTCATACTTTAATGAAAACAACTTAATGTTCACCGCGAGCAACCTATTTGCTGCAGGGATGGAGACCACCTCAACCACAATTCGTTGGGGAATGCTTCTGATGATGAAATATCCAGAGATTCAGA AAAAGGTTCATGAGGAAATTACCAGAGTTATTGGATCAGATCGATCTCCCAGAACGCAAGATCGGAAAAGTTTGCCGTACACTGACGCAGTGATCCACGAAATCCAGAGGTTTGGTGACGTTGTGCCCATGAACCTCCCACACGAAACCACAGTGGACTTAACCTTCAAAGGATTCTTCATTCCAAAG GGAACCCATGTGATTCCATTGCTgtcctctgtgctgtatgataAAACCCAATGGGAAAAACCAAATGAGTTCAACCCGTCTCACTTTCTGGATGCTGAGGGCAAGTTTGTGAGGAGAGAAGCCTTCATACCTTTCTCCGCAG GTCGGAGGGCCTGCGCTGGTGAGATCCTGGCTAGGATGGAACTGTTCCTGTTCTTTACGGCTCTGGTACAAAAATTCAAGTTTCAAGTTCCACCGAATGTCAGTGAATTGGGACTCGAGTCGGGTGGGGGTGTAACTTCATTCCCTAAGTACCCGTATGTGTGTGCAGTCCGTCGCTGA
- the cox19 gene encoding cytochrome c oxidase assembly protein COX19, with amino-acid sequence MSTAMNFSSKSFSPRPPDRGSFPLDHLGECKEFKEKFMNCLRESKFDNSLCREQSKQYLECRMERQLMTKEPLEKLGFKDLLDGDSAEKQQQMKT; translated from the exons ATGTCGACGGCGATGAATTTCAGCTCCAAGAGTTTCAGCCCCAGGCCCCCGGACCGGGGCTCCTTCCCGCTGGACCACCTGG GTGAATGTAAAGAATTTAAGGAGAAATTTATGAACTGCCTCCGAGAGAGTAAGTTTGACAATTCTCTGTGCAGAGAGCAATCAAAGCAATACCTGGAGTGCAGAATGGAAAG GCAGCTGATGACAAAGGAGCCTCTGGAGAAACTGGGATTCAAAGATCTCCTCGACGGTGATTCAGCAGAAAAACAGCAGCAGATGAAAACCTAA